The following proteins come from a genomic window of Micromonospora zamorensis:
- a CDS encoding DUF885 domain-containing protein, with translation MGRIDELANRYVAEWAPLSPTGATFVGIAGHDDQLDDLSPEGYRARADLTRRTLADLEVTEPATELERTAKEAMQERLGLDLARYDAGEVTSEVSVITSGLHEIRMVFDLMPTATADEQANIAARLNGFAGALEGYKTTLREALAAGQVSSKVQLVEVAKQCDIWVDPTGDNFFHGLVERLDAEGSLGAELRRGAAAATAATAEFGQFLRTEMAPHGRDKQAAGRERYELASQYFLGAKVDLDETYAWGFAELARLEAEMRVVAGRIAGSGATVDEAVARLDADPARTIQGKEAFRDWMQELADKAITELNGTHFDIPEQVRRIECCLAPTSDGAIYYTGPSEDFSRPGRMWWAVPQGISDFSTWREVTTVFHEGVPGHHLQVAQTAVRADLLNRWQRLLCWVSGHGEGWALYSERLMDELGYLEDPGDKLGMLDGQAMRAARVIVDIGMHLELEIPKDNPFGFHPGERWTPELGWEFMRAHCRVPDENLRFELNRYLGWPGQAPSYKVGERIWLQAREDAKARKGADFDLREFHRQALDLGALGLDPLRRALARL, from the coding sequence GTGGGACGAATCGATGAACTAGCCAACCGATACGTGGCCGAGTGGGCGCCCTTGAGCCCCACCGGCGCGACCTTCGTCGGCATCGCCGGCCATGACGACCAACTCGACGACCTCTCGCCCGAGGGTTACCGGGCGCGTGCGGACCTCACCCGCCGGACTCTCGCCGACCTGGAGGTGACCGAGCCGGCAACCGAGTTGGAGCGGACCGCCAAGGAGGCCATGCAGGAAAGGCTCGGTCTGGACCTGGCCCGGTACGACGCCGGCGAGGTGACCAGCGAGGTCAGCGTCATCACCAGCGGGCTGCACGAGATCCGCATGGTCTTCGACCTGATGCCGACCGCGACGGCCGACGAGCAGGCCAACATCGCGGCCCGGCTCAACGGCTTCGCCGGCGCGCTGGAGGGCTACAAGACCACGCTGCGCGAGGCGCTCGCCGCCGGTCAGGTCAGCTCGAAGGTGCAGCTGGTCGAGGTGGCCAAGCAGTGCGACATCTGGGTCGACCCGACCGGGGACAACTTCTTCCACGGGCTGGTCGAGCGGCTGGACGCGGAGGGCTCGCTCGGCGCGGAGCTGCGTAGGGGTGCGGCGGCGGCGACCGCGGCGACCGCCGAGTTCGGCCAGTTCCTGCGTACCGAGATGGCCCCGCACGGGCGGGACAAGCAGGCCGCTGGCCGGGAACGCTACGAGCTGGCCTCGCAGTACTTCCTCGGCGCCAAGGTCGACCTGGACGAGACGTACGCCTGGGGTTTCGCGGAGCTGGCCCGCCTGGAGGCGGAGATGCGGGTCGTCGCCGGGCGCATCGCCGGGTCCGGCGCCACCGTCGACGAGGCCGTGGCCCGGTTGGACGCCGACCCGGCCCGGACCATCCAGGGCAAGGAGGCGTTCCGGGACTGGATGCAGGAGCTCGCCGACAAGGCGATCACCGAGCTGAACGGCACCCACTTCGACATCCCGGAGCAGGTCCGCCGCATCGAGTGCTGCCTCGCCCCGACCAGCGACGGCGCCATCTACTACACCGGCCCGAGTGAGGACTTCTCCCGCCCGGGCCGGATGTGGTGGGCGGTGCCGCAGGGCATCAGCGACTTCTCCACCTGGCGGGAGGTGACCACCGTCTTCCACGAGGGCGTGCCGGGTCACCACCTCCAGGTGGCACAGACCGCCGTCCGGGCCGACCTGCTCAACCGCTGGCAGCGGCTGCTCTGCTGGGTCTCCGGGCACGGCGAGGGCTGGGCGCTCTATTCCGAGCGGCTGATGGACGAGCTGGGCTACCTGGAGGATCCGGGCGACAAGCTGGGCATGCTCGACGGTCAGGCGATGCGCGCGGCGCGGGTGATCGTGGACATCGGCATGCACCTGGAGCTGGAGATCCCGAAGGACAACCCGTTCGGCTTCCACCCGGGTGAGCGGTGGACGCCCGAGTTGGGCTGGGAGTTCATGCGGGCGCACTGCCGGGTGCCGGACGAGAACCTGCGCTTCGAGCTGAACCGCTACCTGGGTTGGCCGGGGCAGGCCCCGTCGTACAAGGTCGGTGAGCGGATCTGGCTCCAGGCCCGCGAGGACGCCAAGGCCCGCAAGGGCGCGGATTTCGACCTTCGCGAGTTCCACCGGCAGGCGTTGGACCTGGGCGCGCTGGGCCTCGACCCGCTGCGCCGGGCGCTGGCCCGGCTCTGA
- a CDS encoding DMT family transporter, with protein sequence MNADTTPDKAPIRSWLPGFVALAAIWGSSFLFIKVGVAELHPVQLTLYRVVAGALTLLVVLAMLRDRLPREPRVWAHLSVVAAFGVAVPFTLFGYGEQRVESMLAGIWNATTPLIVLPLAVLVFRTERLTVRRAVGLGLGFLGVLVVLGVWEGIGGAHFTGQLMCFGAAACYGVAIPYQKRFVAGSAHSGLSLSAAQLLLAAGQLAIVTPFVAGMPPLPTELSAGVVASVLTLGALGTGLAFVINMRNIRVAGASTASTVTYLIPIFAVLIGAVALDERLNWHQPVGALIVLLGVAVSQGVFGRRQPRPVVGVGAPAAPAAEPVRH encoded by the coding sequence GTGAACGCCGATACCACTCCTGACAAAGCGCCAATCCGTTCCTGGTTGCCAGGCTTCGTCGCCCTCGCCGCGATCTGGGGCTCCAGCTTTCTCTTCATCAAGGTCGGGGTGGCCGAGCTGCACCCGGTCCAGCTCACTCTCTACCGGGTCGTCGCCGGCGCGTTGACCCTGCTCGTCGTCCTCGCCATGCTGCGCGACCGGCTGCCCCGAGAGCCTCGCGTCTGGGCACACCTGAGCGTCGTCGCCGCGTTCGGTGTGGCAGTGCCGTTCACCCTCTTCGGCTACGGCGAGCAGCGGGTCGAGTCGATGCTGGCCGGCATCTGGAACGCCACCACGCCGCTGATCGTGCTGCCGTTGGCGGTCCTGGTCTTCCGCACCGAGCGGCTGACCGTGCGCCGTGCGGTCGGGCTCGGGCTGGGCTTCCTCGGTGTGCTGGTGGTGCTCGGGGTATGGGAGGGCATCGGTGGGGCCCACTTCACCGGCCAGCTGATGTGCTTCGGTGCGGCCGCCTGCTATGGCGTCGCCATCCCGTACCAGAAGCGGTTCGTCGCCGGCAGTGCGCACTCCGGCCTGTCGCTGTCCGCCGCGCAGCTGCTGCTCGCCGCCGGGCAACTGGCCATCGTCACCCCGTTCGTCGCCGGCATGCCGCCGCTGCCCACCGAGCTGTCGGCGGGAGTGGTGGCCAGCGTGTTGACCCTCGGCGCGCTCGGCACCGGGCTCGCTTTCGTGATCAACATGCGCAACATCCGGGTGGCTGGCGCGAGCACCGCCTCCACCGTCACGTACCTGATCCCGATCTTTGCGGTGCTGATCGGCGCCGTGGCGCTCGACGAACGCCTCAACTGGCACCAACCGGTCGGCGCGTTGATCGTATTGCTCGGGGTCGCGGTCTCGCAGGGCGTGTTCGGCCGCCGACAGCCCCGGCCGGTGGTCGGGGTCGGCGCGCCCGCAGCACCCGCCGCCGAGCCGGTCCGCCACTGA